The stretch of DNA TCCGGCGAAAATGCCGCGCGGCGCGCGAGCGAGTTCGAAATCCCGCAGACCTGGGGCAGCGCCGAGGCGATGCTGGCTGCAACCGAACTCGACGCCATCGATATCGCTGCGCCACGGGAAATGCACGCGCCGCTGGTTCGCCTCGCCGCCAAACATCGGCTGCACGTGCTTTGCCAGAAGCCGCTTGCGCCCAACCTGCAGGAGGCAACCGACCTTGCGGCCGAAGTCGAGGATCTGACGCGGCTGATGGTGCATGAGAACTGGCGCTTTCGCGGCTATTACCGTGACGCGGCCGCATGGCTGCGCGAGGGACGCATCGGCCAAGTCAAACAGGCGCAGCTGACGCTTTTGACATCGGGTGTATTGCCGGGGCCTGACGGGCTTTGCCCGGCGCTGGAGCGGCAGCCCTTCATGCGCCGGGAGCGACGCATGCTGGTCGCCGAGGTCCTGATCCATCACCTCGATACGCTGCGCATGCTGCTCGGGCCGCTGCAGGTTACCGCAGCGCAGCTCTCCCGCTCGAGCGAACAACTCGTCGGCGAAGATGGCGCGGTGATCCAGCTTCGGGCTGACAATGGCGCTGCAGTTTCGGTCTTTGCAAGCTTCGCCGCCCACGGGCATCCGGCCGTACAGGTCGACCGGCTGGAGATTCTCGGCGACAAGGGCGCGATCAGGCTCGACGGGCCATCGCTGACTTGCTCGGGGGCGTCTCCCGGCGAGCGCACATACGATCTCGCCGTCGAGTATCAGGGTTCCTACAACCGGACGATCGCGCATTTCGTGAAGTCGCTCCGCGACGTCTCGCCCTTCGAGACGGCGCCGCAAGACAATCTCGAGACCTTGCGCCTGGTCGAGGATTGCTATCGGCTGTCGGGCTGGGAGACCTTGCGATGAAGCCGCAGGAATCATTGACCGAGATTTCCGCGCCGACGCGCGAGGAGGAGCAGGCCGAAGTCATCCGCCGGCTGGAGGAGGACATCATCTTCGGCCGCTTCGCGCCGGGCTCGCGGCTGGTCGAAGACACGTTGATGACGCGCTACGGCGCCAGCCGGCATTTCGTGCGCCAGGCGCTGTTCCAGCTCGAACGCCAGGGCATCGTACTGCGCG from Bradyrhizobium sp. AZCC 1693 encodes:
- a CDS encoding Gfo/Idh/MocA family protein; the protein is MNQPLRIGLIGAGMVSRHHLIAWASISDQARVVAVADPSGENAARRASEFEIPQTWGSAEAMLAATELDAIDIAAPREMHAPLVRLAAKHRLHVLCQKPLAPNLQEATDLAAEVEDLTRLMVHENWRFRGYYRDAAAWLREGRIGQVKQAQLTLLTSGVLPGPDGLCPALERQPFMRRERRMLVAEVLIHHLDTLRMLLGPLQVTAAQLSRSSEQLVGEDGAVIQLRADNGAAVSVFASFAAHGHPAVQVDRLEILGDKGAIRLDGPSLTCSGASPGERTYDLAVEYQGSYNRTIAHFVKSLRDVSPFETAPQDNLETLRLVEDCYRLSGWETLR